The Mycolicibacterium fluoranthenivorans genomic interval AGGATTTTCCCGGGTCGGCGGGTTGGTCGCTGCGGTCAGCGCGGTGCCTTCGGTGATGTCCGATATTCATGACGGGAATTCGGTGACCGAGGCCGTGACTCGGGAAACCTTTGCGACTGCAGCTGGGCTCGGTGTGGGAGCGGTAGCCGCAGATATGGCGATCGGCGCAACGGCGGGTTCGGTCGTTCCAGGCGTGGGCACTGCGATCGGTCTGGTGGCCGGTGCAGCCGTGGGAGCGGGCACAGCCTTGGGTGTGTCGAAAGTGATCGACTGGGGCTGGGATCCGGTCGCTGATGCGGTGGAGTCCGTCTTTGGTTTCGGATAGTTGCGACCAGTGAGATTCGATGGATTCATGCAGGAGAAGGGTATTGCTGCGTTCCCGGTCGACCGATTCACCGGTTGCGTCGTGGAGGTGGGGGCGCCGTCGGGATGGGAGCTGTTCGATTCGACTGTCGGGCTCCACGTGTGGATCTGTCGCAGCGACCCGCGTATGGACGAGTTCTGCGCCAATGCGGTGTTGACCATGCATCGTGTCCAGGCGGTACTCCACGCAGATGAGGTATTCGCGATGTTGGCCGAACAGCAGATCCAGATGGTGCCGGGTTGCCGCGAGCTGCACCGCGAACTCGCTGCCGCAAGCGAAGGAGCCGGCGTTGTGGGGGCGCTTTCGATGGAGATCGCTCACGAACTCGGAAGCATCGACAGTGTGTCGCGCACTAGAATCATCATGACTGAAAAGGAGACGCTCATCGCCCAACTGACGGTGACCGCGCTCCACGATTCGCCGGTGGACGATACGAGTATCTGGCTGACCGTCCGAACACACGGGAGCCAGTGATGTCAGATACCAAGGGACGCGGACGTTCGTGGCAGCTGCTGCGATACATCGCCGGGTTTGCCCTGTGCTTACTGACCGTGGTCGCGGCACGGGCTGGGATGCCCTGGTACTGGTCGGTCATCGTGTTCTGCGCTGCGTTCCTCATCATCCTCGGAAGGCGCCGGATCTTTCGGCCTGGCGTAGAACGCACGGCCGACGAGATCAGCTGCCGATACATCCCGTGGTTCGAAGGAAATGCGTACTACGTGAACCTGGCGCTTCCTCTGACGGGTGCGGCCATGC includes:
- a CDS encoding LpqN/LpqT family lipoprotein codes for the protein MRFDGFMQEKGIAAFPVDRFTGCVVEVGAPSGWELFDSTVGLHVWICRSDPRMDEFCANAVLTMHRVQAVLHADEVFAMLAEQQIQMVPGCRELHRELAAASEGAGVVGALSMEIAHELGSIDSVSRTRIIMTEKETLIAQLTVTALHDSPVDDTSIWLTVRTHGSQ